Below is a window of Sulfitobacter sp. BSw21498 DNA.
GATCTTCCACAGACCGCGGGTTTTGTCGAAGAGAAGCTGCGCAGTTTTGGCATCACCGATATCACGACAGGCGTGGCGCAAACCGGTATCGTCGCGGTGATCGAGGGAAAGACCAATACCTCGGGGCGCAGCATCGGGTTGCGGGCGGATATGGACGCGCTACCGATCACAGAGGCGACGGGGCTTGAATATGCGTCAAAAAAAGCGGGCAAGATGCACGCCTGCGGCCACGACGGGCATACCGCTATGCTGCTTGGTGCGGCGCAATACCTGGCGGAAACACGCAATTTCGACGGGCGCGCAGTGCTGATCTTTCAACCCGCCGAAGAGGGCGGCGGTGGCGGCAATGTCATGGTCGAGGAAGGTCTGATGGAGCGGTGGTCGATCGACGAAGTGTACGGCATGCACAATATGCCTGATCAGCCTGTCGGCACATTCGCGATCCGGTGTGGGGCGTTGCTGGCGGCGGCGGATGAATTCGATATTACAATCGCCGGGCAGGGTGGTCATGCCGCTGCCCCCCATGAAGCGATTGATACCAACCTTGCTGCGGCCCATGTCGTCGTGGCACTGCAATCCATTGCCGCGCGCAATGTCGACCCGATCAAGAATGCGGTGGTGTCGGTCTGCACCATGCGATCCGACACCGACAGCCACAACGTCTTGCCGCAGACAGTGCGTTTGCGCGGCACGGTCCGCACACTTGATGCAAGCATCCGCGATCTGGTGCAAGACCGCTTGCAATCGGTCGTGACCCATACCTGCGCGGCCCATCAATGTACCGCCGACATCACCTATGAACGCGGATACCCGATCACGGTGAATGCTGAGACCAACACCGGCTATGCCGCCGATGTGGCGGAAAACATCACGCCCGGTGTGGACCGTGACACGCCCCCGATTATGGCGGGGGAGGATTTCTCGTATATGCTGAACCAGCGCCCCGGTGCTTATATCATGTTGGGCAATGGCGACGGGCCCACCGTCCACCACCCTATGTATAATTTCAACGATGACGCGATCCCCGCAGGTTGTAGCTGGTACGCGGAAATGATTGAAACAAGATTGCCAGCCTAGCCAGCGGCTTGCCCTGAAAAGGGGCACGCCGCATGCTTTTATCCCCCAGACTTCGAGGACTTCGAAAAATGCCCGTTAAGAACCGATTTGCCGAATTGCACACCGACATCACCGCATGGCGACGTGATCTGCATGAACACCCCGAAATCTTGTTTGAGACACACCGCACCTCTGGCACGGTTGCTGAAAAGCTGCGGGCCTTTGGCTGCGACGAAGTCGTCGAAGGCATCGGGCGTACGGGCGTTGTCGGCGTGATCAAGGGCAACTCTACCGCGTCGGGCAAAGTCATCGGGCTGCGCGCAGATATGGACGCGCTGCCGATCCACGAGCAAACCGGGTTGGACTATGCCTCCAAGACGCCCAACGCGATGCACGCCTGCGGCCACGACGGCCACACGGCGATGCTTTTGGGGGCGGCGCAATATCTGGCCGAAACGCGGAACTTTGACGGGACGGTCGTGGTGATCTTTCAGCCCGCCGAAGAAGGTGGCGGCGGCGGGCGCGAGATGTGCGAAGATGGCATGATGGACCGCTGGGGCATCCAAGAAGTCTATGGCATGCACAACTGGCCCGGTATTCCCGCAGGTCAGTTCAGCATTCGCCCCGGCCCGTTCTTTGCGGCCACCGATCTGCTCGAGATCGAGGTCGAAGGTCTGGGCGGCCACGCTGCCAAGCCGCATGAGACCATCGATACAGGCGTTGTGACCGCGCATATCATCACTGCGCTGCAAACCATCGTCAGCCGGAATGCGGACCCTGTGGGCAATATCGTGGTGTCCATTACCTCGATTGAATCCTCCTCCAAGGCGTTCAACGTCATCCCGCAGCGTGTGAACCTGCTGGGCACCGTGCGCACTTTGTCAAACGACCTGCGCGATCTTGCAGAAAAACGCGTGACAGAGATTTGCGAAGGCATCGCCACCACCTTTGGCGCGACGGCACGGGTCAAATACGTGCGCAACTATCCGGTGATGGTGAACCACGACGCGCAGACCGAATTCGCGGCGGATGTCGCGCGCGGTATTTCAGGGCAATGTGACGAAGCACCCTTGGTCATGGGCGGCGAGGATTTCGCCTTTATGCTCGAAGAGCGCCCGGGTGCTTATATTCTGGTCGGCAATGGCGACACCGCGATGGTGCACCACCCGATGTATAACTTTAACGACGATATCATCCCTGCTGGCTGCAGCTGGTGGGCAGGTATCGCCGAACAGCGTATGCCAATCGGCTAAGGTTCATGCGCATAGGGCGTGGGGAAACCCGCGCCCTATGCGGCCAGCAGTTTACGGTAAATCTTGACCAATGCCGCGGCTTCGCGCGCAATCGAAAAATCCGACACGACATAGCTGCGCCCGGCCTCTGCCCACGCGGCCAGACGCGTCCGGTCAGACAGGGCATCGCGTGTCGCGGCCTCAAGCGCGGGGATATTGTCTGGGTCCACCAGCAGGCCGGTTGTGCCTTGCACCACAAGCTTTTCAAACGCGCCCACACGGGTGGCGACGACTGGCACACCGCAGGCCATCGCTTCGATCGGGGTCAGTCCGAACCCTTCCCAGCGTTGCGGCGCGACATAAAGATCCAGCACACGGTAGAAATCGGCCATATCGCCTACGGGCACCTCTGGCAGAAAGAGCATCCGGTCCGACAGGCCCTCGGCACGGGCGCGGTCTTTCAGGCCTTTCTTGAAGGCTTCGTATTTCTCGGTCGCGCGCCCCATCACAAGGGCCACGACATCGGGATTGTCCCGCAGGATGGGCAGCATGGCCTCGACAAAGGCATCAGTGCCCTTTTGCGCGCGGATACGGCCATAGCAGCCCACCAGCGTCGCATTCACCGGCAGCTTAAGCTCGGCGCGCAAGGCGGTGCGGTCGGGCGAGGGGGCAAAACCTTCGGTGTCGATGCCATGCATGATCACATGGCCGGGGTTTTCCAGATAGGCGTTGGTCCGGTCCGAGGTCGCAACCACGGTATCCATCCGCCGGATCAGCCAGCGCGTCAGGCCGGTCTGCTCGCGTTGGCTGGCCGAGGTGAACATCAGCTTGAGCCGTTTGCCCAGCAGATAGCGCAGCGCCAGCCCGCCCAGCATCTCTACGTTGCGCCGCGCGTGCCAGACCCGCCAACCAGAGGCTGATGGCCCCCGCCGCGACATGGTGATCAGCGACGACAAAGGCACCTGTGGCACGTCCTCGGGGACGACAGGACCGGTCGCTACGATCGATATGTCACGTGATTGCACCGGCACCAGCCGCATCACAGTGGCGGTGACGCCGCTCAGCCGGCGCTTGAAGTTCGGGGCGATCACATCGGTGCGGGCAAGAGGGTGCGTCATGGGGTATCCAACTTGAGAGTGGTGATCAGACGGCTGGCTATCGCATCCAGCTGGTCGTCCTGCGCGGCGATGAAACGGGATGCGGCTGCGGTCATCGTCGCGAGCTCTTGGGGATTGGTCAAGAGCGACAGGACGCGGGCGGTCAGGTCTTCGCCGTCCGCCACAATCCGCGCGGCCCCTTCGGTTTCAAGCTGCGCATAGGTCTCTGCAAAAGCCGCGACATGGTTGCCTGAAAGCACAGCCGCGCCCGATTGCGCCACCTCGAACGGGTTGTGCCCGCCGATGGGCAAAAGAGAGCCGCCCAGAAAAACCACGCCAGACAGGCTGTACCACAGACCCAATTCACCCAGCGTATCCGCCAGATAGACTTGCCCGCCCGGCGCGTCGCCGCGGCTGCGCCGTTGGACGGTCAGGCCAGCATCATGGGCCAGTGCCTCGACCGCGTCGCCGCGTTCGGGATGGCGGGGGGCAAGTATCAGACAGAGATCGGGCAGGTCGCGTAACAGCTTGCGGTGCGTCGCAAGTACGGTGCGTTCTTCGCCTTCGTGGGTCGAGGAGGCAACCCATACGGGCCGCCCGTCAAGCGCCGCGGTCACCCGCGCAAGCGCCTTGTCGTCGACCGGCAGAGGGCCGGCCATAGATTTTAGATTCACCCCGCGCGACACGCGATCGGCAGGGGCGTGCATGCGGATCATATTGCGTGCCATCGCGTCATTCTGGGTCAGGATGAGCGTAAAAACATCAAACAGATAGCGGGCTGTGCGAGGCCATTTCTCCCAGAAATCCACGGTCTTGTCAGACATCCGTGCATTGACCAAGGCCATCGGCGCACCTGTCGCATGGGTCCGGCGCAGCATCTGGGGCCAAATCTCGCTTTCGACAAAAATCGCGGCATCGGGGTGCCAGTGGGACAAAAAGCGCTTAAGGGGGCCGGGCGCGTCAAGCGGGGCGAACTGGTGCACGCTGCGCGGCGGCAGACGCTGCGCCACCAGCTTGGCCGAGGTCGCGGTGCCCGATGTGATCAGGAATTGCGCGTCGGGCAGCATGATGCCCATGCGGGTGATCAACGCCAGCACCGACAGGCTTTCTCCGACCGATGCTGCATGGACCCAGACCAGCTTGCCATCCGTCTGGCGCGGCAGCGTCGCAATACCGCGTTTCTCGCCCGCGCGGGCAGCGGGCACATCTTGCCCGTGCAGTTTGCGGGCCTCTGCGCTGGCGGCAAAGGGGATCAGGCAGCGGCTGGCAAGAACCCAGGCGCGGTACAGAAAGGGCGCGGACACGGTCGGGTCAGCCGCCTGTATGGCTCATGTGGCGGGGCATCTGCCCATCCAGCTTTTGCCGTGAGTAATCAAAGTCATGGCCCTTGGGCTTTAGGTTGATCGCCGCGCGGATGGCGTCTTTTAGGGGGGCGTCATCCTCGGGGTGGTTGCGCAAGGGCGCACGCAGGTCGGCCACGTCTTCCTGACCCAGACACATATAGATCTCGCCCGTGCAGGTGATCCGCACGCGGTTACAGCTTTCGCAGAAATTATGGGACAACGGCGTGATAAACCCGATCTTCTGACCGGTCTCTTCAAGCCGCACATAACGGGCAGGCCCGCCAGTGTTCTCTGCCAAATCGGTAACGGTGTAGTGATCCTCGTAGGCGCGGCGCACGTCTTTGAGGGACCAGTACTGGCCCAAACGGTCCTCGTTCCCGAGATCGCCCATGGGCATCACTTCTATCCACGTCAGATCAATGCCGCGGTCGGCACACCACGCGGTCATGCTGGGCAGCTCGGCCTCGTTAAAGCCCTTCAGCGCCACGGCGTTGATTTTGACCCGCAGACCCGCATTTTGTGCAGCATCAATACCGCGCAGGACTTGGGGCAGGCGGCCCCAGCGTGTGATATCGGCAAACTTTTGATCGTCCAGCGTATCCAGCGACACATTCACGCGGCGCACACCGGCGGCATAAAGGTCGGCGGCGTAACGCTCGAGCTGGCTGCCATTGGTCGTCAACGTCAGCTCTTTGAGCGTGCCGGCGTCCAGATGGCGGGTCATGCTGTTAAAGAAGGTCATGATACCCTTGCGCACCAAAGGCTCGCCCCCTGTGATGCGCAGCTTTTGCACGCCGAGATCGACAAAGTTGGTGCACAGCCGATCCAGCTCTTCCAAGGATAGAAGTTCCTTTTTGGGCAGGAAGGTCATATTCTCGGACATGCAATAAACACAGCGAAAGTCACAGCGATCTGTAACAGAGACGCGCAGATAGGTGATAGCGCGGGCGAACGGGTCAATCAAAGGTGCATTCATATCCCATAGGTAAACATCGGCCCATCGCGGGGCAAGTAGCATTTAGGAGATTGAAGCGGCTTCGTTGGAAGGTTAGATTTATTCCATGAAACATTATATTATTTTAGGTATCGCTGTCGTGGGTCTGGCCGGATGTGCCGGCGTAACGGATCGTATGGGTCTGGGTAACAAGGCCGGCGACGAAAGTACGCCCGCGGTTACAGCAGAAACTGGTGTCGAAACGGGCGAAACGGCAACACCGTCGCCGGCCACCACCGCGCCGCGCCCGCCTGCAGCTGCGCGCACGGCGGATGCCTTGGATACCACGACGGCTGAACAGCGCGCCGAGGCGTCCAAACCCGCAGCGTCGGGGGCCAAGTCACTTGGCACGACCGTGGCCTCGCTTGGCAGTGCGACCGAACCGGGGCTGTGGCTGAAAACGCCGCTGGTGAAATCAGAGATGCAGGGCCGCGTGACCAACCCCGCGACTGGTAAATCTTCTACGGTAGAGCTGATCCCGCTGGACGGACCTGCATCGGGCGGCAGCCGTATGTCACTGTCTGCATTGCGGTTGATCGGGGCGTCGCTGACGGATCTGACCAAGGTCGAAGTGTCAACGAACGGGTAACTCTGGCGGTCCTATAACATCAAATGCAAAACGGGCGTCCGAGGAAAACCTTGGACGCCCGTTCTCGTTCAGGATCAGCCTTGCAATTTCAGTCTTCCGACGTTGCGTCGGTGTCATCGGCTGCTGCTTCAAGCGGGAAGTCTGGCATATACCGTGCCGCCTCTTTGATCGCATAAGGCTTGAGGTGCGTGCGGTTGGCTTCGATAAACTCTGCGGCCCGCGCTGGATCATGACGGCTGAGGTCGCGTACCCACCACGCGATGGCCTTTTGCAAGATACCGTTCTTGACCGGCAGATAGCCCGCCGCCCAGCCAAGAATACGCTCGCGGGCGTCCAGCTCTTCGGGTTTTGGGTTATCCTGCTTGGTCCACGGTAATGTGGCGACCAAAGCTGCGCGCTTTGACCAAAGCTCTCCGGATTGGGCCCAGCTTTCGACAACATCCAGACGCTGAGGATCGGCGAGCAACCGCTTTTGCGCCGCCATACAGGCGTGATCGGCGATGGCCCAGCTGTCAAAATCGGGCACCCAGCTTTGGATCAACTGCCACGCCGCTTCGTCATCGGGGCGCAGGCGGGCTTGGGTCAGCAGTTTCGCCGCCGCGAGCCGGGCTTCGAAAATGTCAGTCTGCCACAGTGCGTCCGCCAGTGAAATCCGGTCAGCCAACGACAGCTCGGCCCGCCAGGTTTTGGTCAGATCGTTGATCTGCGGGTTGGTCACGCCCAGATAGGGGCGATCCACCTTGTGAGCGCTGTGCAGTTTGTCGACGGCAGTGGGGTCAGCCAATGCGTTGAGCTGCGCCATATAGGGGGTTAGGTTCATTCTACGGTCACCGATTTGGCTAGGTTGCGTGGCTGGTCGACATCTGTCCCCTTGGCGATGGCAGTATGATAGGCCAGCAGTTGGGCAGGGATGGCATAAAGGATCGGGGCGAGTGCATCTGCAACCGGCGGCATTTCGATCTGCCCCCATGTGCCTTCGGATTCTGCGTCCAGTCCTGCGCGGTCCGAGATCAAGATGACCTTGCCCTTGCGCGCCATGACTTCTTGCATGTTGCTGACGGTTTTATCGAACAACGCGTCGTTGGGGGCCATGACCACTACGGGAACGTTCTCGTCGATCAGAGCGATGGGGCCGTGCTTTAGCTCTCCGGATGCATAAGCTTCGGCGTGTATATAGCTGATTTCTTTTAGTTTCAATGCACCTTCTAGGGCGAGGGGGAACATCGCGCCGCGCCCCAGAAACAGCACGTCGCGTGCCGAAGACAGCTTGTAGGCCTCGTCGCGCAGCGCCTCGTTTTGTTCGAGCGCAGTATTGATCAGCGACGGCATGGACCGCAGGCCAGAGACGTAATCTGCCTGCTCTTCCTTGGTGATTGCACCGCGGTCCACGGCGGCTTTCAGCACCATAAGGAACAGGACGGTCAACTGGCAGGTGAACGCTTTGGTGGATGCCACACCGACCTCTACGCCAGCATGGATCGGCAGCGCCAGATTGCTTTCACGTGCAATCGAGGACTCAGTAACATTCACCACCGAGGCGATCAGATCAGCCTTGCCCGCGCAATAGCGCAGGGCTGCGAGTGTATCGGCGGTTTCGCCCGACTGGCTGACAAACAGGGCCATCGTCCGGTCGGAAATCGGCGGTTCGCGGTACCGGAATTCCGAGGCCACATCGACCTCAACCGGCAGGCGGGCAATCTGCTCGAACCAGTATTTTGCCGTGAGGCAAGCATAAAAGGCCGTCCCGCAGGCGACCATGGTGATCCGGTCGAGCTTGGTGAAGTCGAGGCCCGGATCGGGCAGCATGATCTCTCCGTCCGCGGTCAGGTAGCGCGACAGCGCCTCGCCGATGACGGCAGGCTGTTCGGCGATCTCTTTCGCCATAAAGTGTTTGTGGCCGCCTTTGTCGATGCGGGTGGTGTCGAGGCTGATCTTCTTAACCACACGATCAACGGGCGCGTCATTGGCATCGTAAATCTTGACCGATGTACGGGTCAGCACAGCGCGGTCGCCTTCTTCAAGGTAGGTCACGCGGTCCGTCATCGGCGACAGGGCGATCGCGTCGCTGCCTAGATACATCTCGTTGTCGCCATAGCCCACGGCAAGCGGGGCCCCTTTGCGTGCGCCGATCATCAGATCGTCTTCGCCGTCAAACAGGAACGCCAGCGCAAAGGCCCCGTGCAGACGTGCGATGGTTTTGGTTGCGGCATCAACCGGGCCCAATCCTTCGGTCATGTACTTCTGGGTGAGCAGCGCAACGGTTTCTGTGTCCGTTTCGGTCACGAATTTTACGCCGTCCTCGGCGAGCTCAGCCCGCAGTTCGCGGAAGTTCTCGATGATACCGTTGTGCACGACTGCCACGGGTCCCGCCTGATGCGGGTGGGCGTTGGTGACGGAGGGGGCACCGTGGGTGGCCCAACGGGTGTGGCCGATGCCTGACTTGCCGGCCAGCGGCTCATGCACCAACAGGTCTGACAGGTTTACCAGCTTTCCGACTGCCCGGCGGCGGTCCAGCTTGCCTGCGTCAACCGTGGCGATACCGGCGCTGTCATAGCCGCGGTATTCCAGGCGTTTCAGGGCTTCGACGAGGGTAGGCGCAACTTCGTGTTGGCCAAGGATACCGACAATACCACACATAATTAGCTGCCTCTCTGCTGTTTGGCCTTCTTAGCCTTTAACATTTCGAACAATTTCCGGGCCATGCCGGGTTTTTCTATCTGCGGTGCGCGCGCTAGCGCCAGTGCGTCTGCCTCTACATCCGACGTGATCACCGAGCCTGATCCTGTCATCGCGCCGTCGCCGATATGCACGGGTGCCACCAGCATGGTGTTTGACCCGATAAACGCATTGGCCCCGATATGGGTATGGTGCTT
It encodes the following:
- a CDS encoding M20 aminoacylase family protein; amino-acid sequence: MPIKNRFAETHAEITAWRRHLHTIPELQFDLPQTAGFVEEKLRSFGITDITTGVAQTGIVAVIEGKTNTSGRSIGLRADMDALPITEATGLEYASKKAGKMHACGHDGHTAMLLGAAQYLAETRNFDGRAVLIFQPAEEGGGGGNVMVEEGLMERWSIDEVYGMHNMPDQPVGTFAIRCGALLAAADEFDITIAGQGGHAAAPHEAIDTNLAAAHVVVALQSIAARNVDPIKNAVVSVCTMRSDTDSHNVLPQTVRLRGTVRTLDASIRDLVQDRLQSVVTHTCAAHQCTADITYERGYPITVNAETNTGYAADVAENITPGVDRDTPPIMAGEDFSYMLNQRPGAYIMLGNGDGPTVHHPMYNFNDDAIPAGCSWYAEMIETRLPA
- a CDS encoding M20 aminoacylase family protein, which encodes MPVKNRFAELHTDITAWRRDLHEHPEILFETHRTSGTVAEKLRAFGCDEVVEGIGRTGVVGVIKGNSTASGKVIGLRADMDALPIHEQTGLDYASKTPNAMHACGHDGHTAMLLGAAQYLAETRNFDGTVVVIFQPAEEGGGGGREMCEDGMMDRWGIQEVYGMHNWPGIPAGQFSIRPGPFFAATDLLEIEVEGLGGHAAKPHETIDTGVVTAHIITALQTIVSRNADPVGNIVVSITSIESSSKAFNVIPQRVNLLGTVRTLSNDLRDLAEKRVTEICEGIATTFGATARVKYVRNYPVMVNHDAQTEFAADVARGISGQCDEAPLVMGGEDFAFMLEERPGAYILVGNGDTAMVHHPMYNFNDDIIPAGCSWWAGIAEQRMPIG
- a CDS encoding glycosyltransferase family 4 protein, producing the protein MTHPLARTDVIAPNFKRRLSGVTATVMRLVPVQSRDISIVATGPVVPEDVPQVPLSSLITMSRRGPSASGWRVWHARRNVEMLGGLALRYLLGKRLKLMFTSASQREQTGLTRWLIRRMDTVVATSDRTNAYLENPGHVIMHGIDTEGFAPSPDRTALRAELKLPVNATLVGCYGRIRAQKGTDAFVEAMLPILRDNPDVVALVMGRATEKYEAFKKGLKDRARAEGLSDRMLFLPEVPVGDMADFYRVLDLYVAPQRWEGFGLTPIEAMACGVPVVATRVGAFEKLVVQGTTGLLVDPDNIPALEAATRDALSDRTRLAAWAEAGRSYVVSDFSIAREAAALVKIYRKLLAA
- a CDS encoding 3-deoxy-D-manno-octulosonic acid transferase, which codes for MSAPFLYRAWVLASRCLIPFAASAEARKLHGQDVPAARAGEKRGIATLPRQTDGKLVWVHAASVGESLSVLALITRMGIMLPDAQFLITSGTATSAKLVAQRLPPRSVHQFAPLDAPGPLKRFLSHWHPDAAIFVESEIWPQMLRRTHATGAPMALVNARMSDKTVDFWEKWPRTARYLFDVFTLILTQNDAMARNMIRMHAPADRVSRGVNLKSMAGPLPVDDKALARVTAALDGRPVWVASSTHEGEERTVLATHRKLLRDLPDLCLILAPRHPERGDAVEALAHDAGLTVQRRSRGDAPGGQVYLADTLGELGLWYSLSGVVFLGGSLLPIGGHNPFEVAQSGAAVLSGNHVAAFAETYAQLETEGAARIVADGEDLTARVLSLLTNPQELATMTAAASRFIAAQDDQLDAIASRLITTLKLDTP
- the moaA gene encoding GTP 3',8-cyclase MoaA, with the translated sequence MNAPLIDPFARAITYLRVSVTDRCDFRCVYCMSENMTFLPKKELLSLEELDRLCTNFVDLGVQKLRITGGEPLVRKGIMTFFNSMTRHLDAGTLKELTLTTNGSQLERYAADLYAAGVRRVNVSLDTLDDQKFADITRWGRLPQVLRGIDAAQNAGLRVKINAVALKGFNEAELPSMTAWCADRGIDLTWIEVMPMGDLGNEDRLGQYWSLKDVRRAYEDHYTVTDLAENTGGPARYVRLEETGQKIGFITPLSHNFCESCNRVRITCTGEIYMCLGQEDVADLRAPLRNHPEDDAPLKDAIRAAINLKPKGHDFDYSRQKLDGQMPRHMSHTGG
- a CDS encoding DNA alkylation repair protein, with the protein product MNLTPYMAQLNALADPTAVDKLHSAHKVDRPYLGVTNPQINDLTKTWRAELSLADRISLADALWQTDIFEARLAAAKLLTQARLRPDDEAAWQLIQSWVPDFDSWAIADHACMAAQKRLLADPQRLDVVESWAQSGELWSKRAALVATLPWTKQDNPKPEELDARERILGWAAGYLPVKNGILQKAIAWWVRDLSRHDPARAAEFIEANRTHLKPYAIKEAARYMPDFPLEAAADDTDATSED
- the glmS gene encoding glutamine--fructose-6-phosphate transaminase (isomerizing); the encoded protein is MCGIVGILGQHEVAPTLVEALKRLEYRGYDSAGIATVDAGKLDRRRAVGKLVNLSDLLVHEPLAGKSGIGHTRWATHGAPSVTNAHPHQAGPVAVVHNGIIENFRELRAELAEDGVKFVTETDTETVALLTQKYMTEGLGPVDAATKTIARLHGAFALAFLFDGEDDLMIGARKGAPLAVGYGDNEMYLGSDAIALSPMTDRVTYLEEGDRAVLTRTSVKIYDANDAPVDRVVKKISLDTTRIDKGGHKHFMAKEIAEQPAVIGEALSRYLTADGEIMLPDPGLDFTKLDRITMVACGTAFYACLTAKYWFEQIARLPVEVDVASEFRYREPPISDRTMALFVSQSGETADTLAALRYCAGKADLIASVVNVTESSIARESNLALPIHAGVEVGVASTKAFTCQLTVLFLMVLKAAVDRGAITKEEQADYVSGLRSMPSLINTALEQNEALRDEAYKLSSARDVLFLGRGAMFPLALEGALKLKEISYIHAEAYASGELKHGPIALIDENVPVVVMAPNDALFDKTVSNMQEVMARKGKVILISDRAGLDAESEGTWGQIEMPPVADALAPILYAIPAQLLAYHTAIAKGTDVDQPRNLAKSVTVE